One part of the [Synechococcus] sp. NIES-970 genome encodes these proteins:
- a CDS encoding hypothetical protein (conserved hypothetical protein) yields the protein MGKWLQAIALTMILMISFGQNPSFAEAPTDGPVVEWLTFAVPQAEQAKFIEKELEIWNPIDRRSPAFVRKEIWQDPENPDQLTVVVSWSSQSLRKTISPEVVQAAEKAFDAALGKTYTIVAKKEFRNLSVSEP from the coding sequence ATGGGGAAATGGTTGCAGGCGATCGCCTTGACAATGATCTTAATGATCAGCTTTGGTCAAAACCCAAGCTTTGCCGAAGCGCCCACGGATGGGCCTGTGGTGGAATGGCTGACCTTTGCTGTGCCCCAGGCAGAGCAGGCGAAATTTATTGAAAAGGAACTAGAAATCTGGAACCCGATTGATCGGCGATCGCCTGCTTTTGTGCGCAAAGAAATTTGGCAAGATCCTGAAAATCCCGATCAACTGACGGTGGTGGTCTCTTGGTCGAGCCAAAGCCTGCGCAAAACCATTTCTCCCGAAGTGGTGCAAGCCGCCGAAAAAGCCTTTGATGCCGCCCTAGGAAAAACCTATACGATTGTTGCCAAGAAAGAATTTCGCAATCTCTCTGTCAGCGAGCCTTAG
- a CDS encoding O-methyltransferase, putative: MHPPTLPLHTQLLQMASGYWLSQCLYAAAKLAIADHLRTGEKHCDDLARLTETDVTALYRVLRALASVGVFQETSAATFTLTPLAEFLRSDHPRSMRGTVVMLGEPQHYEAWSDILHSVRTGESAFEHRYGQGIFEYFGSHPEAAAIFEEAMNSFSKNEEPEILTHYDFSSFTTIVDVGGGYGELLGSILAKYPTLKGILFDEDYVVDHAAPTLMRHGVGDRCQRIGGSFFETIPAGGDAYLLKHIIHDWGDEQAIAILKNCRAVLPDNGKILVCEMVVPEGNQPSGAKMLDINMLVMCPGGKERTAAEFETLLAAAGLQLTRIVRTTEEICVIEACKA; the protein is encoded by the coding sequence ATGCACCCGCCGACCCTCCCGCTCCATACTCAATTACTGCAGATGGCCTCTGGTTATTGGCTTTCTCAATGTTTATATGCGGCGGCAAAATTAGCGATCGCCGACCATCTGCGGACTGGAGAAAAACACTGCGATGACTTAGCACGACTGACGGAAACCGACGTCACAGCTCTGTACCGCGTTTTACGAGCCTTGGCCAGTGTAGGGGTATTCCAAGAAACTAGTGCTGCAACCTTTACCCTGACACCTTTAGCCGAATTTCTCCGGAGTGATCACCCCCGGTCGATGCGGGGGACGGTGGTGATGTTAGGAGAACCCCAACATTACGAAGCCTGGAGTGATATTCTTCACAGCGTTAGAACGGGCGAATCGGCCTTTGAGCATCGTTATGGCCAGGGAATTTTTGAGTATTTCGGCAGTCACCCAGAGGCCGCAGCTATTTTTGAGGAGGCGATGAATAGTTTTTCCAAAAATGAGGAGCCAGAAATTTTAACTCACTATGATTTTTCGTCTTTTACGACCATTGTGGATGTGGGCGGCGGCTATGGGGAGTTACTCGGCAGTATTTTGGCGAAATATCCGACCTTAAAGGGCATTCTTTTTGATGAGGACTATGTGGTCGATCATGCAGCGCCCACATTGATGCGCCACGGCGTTGGCGATCGCTGTCAACGGATTGGTGGTAGTTTCTTTGAAACAATCCCGGCTGGGGGCGATGCGTATCTACTCAAGCACATCATCCACGATTGGGGCGATGAGCAGGCGATCGCCATTTTAAAAAATTGTCGGGCGGTGTTGCCAGATAACGGCAAAATCCTGGTGTGCGAAATGGTTGTTCCAGAGGGCAATCAACCCAGTGGCGCAAAAATGCTCGATATCAATATGCTGGTGATGTGTCCTGGTGGTAAGGAACGAACAGCCGCAGAATTTGAAACTTTGCTAGCGGCGGCGGGACTACAGTTAACGCGCATCGTTAGAACCACCGAAGAAATTTGCGTGATTGAAGCCTGTAAAGCGTAA
- a CDS encoding ABC-2 type tranporter, producing the protein MSQSVFTPNSILSPTAQVTPQTRPGWQDFFQETIALTQRLVIQLQRRPTTLVAGIIQPFMWLILFGALFYKAPQGLFGNEINYAQFLAPGIIVFTAFSGALNAGLPVMFDREFGFLNRLLVAPLATRYSIVAASTVYIMGLTLIQTAVIVGASAFLGAGLPSVAGLGAIALVVFLIVLAVTALSLGLAFALPGHIELIAVIFVVNLPLLFASTALAPLDFMANWLQIIASLNPLTYAIEPIRYLYMHSDWTFQSIVFTAPWGNLNFVAVLGLLSGFGAIALAAIQPLLKRRLG; encoded by the coding sequence ATGAGTCAATCCGTGTTTACCCCCAACTCTATCCTGTCTCCCACAGCCCAAGTAACCCCCCAGACACGACCAGGCTGGCAAGATTTTTTCCAGGAAACGATCGCCCTCACCCAACGGCTGGTCATTCAACTGCAACGGCGGCCAACGACCCTCGTGGCAGGGATTATTCAACCCTTTATGTGGCTGATTTTGTTCGGGGCTCTTTTCTACAAAGCGCCCCAGGGACTCTTTGGCAATGAAATTAACTATGCCCAGTTCCTCGCGCCGGGAATTATCGTATTTACGGCTTTTTCTGGGGCTTTAAATGCGGGTTTACCCGTAATGTTTGACCGGGAATTTGGGTTTCTCAATCGGCTATTGGTGGCGCCCCTGGCGACACGTTACTCTATTGTGGCGGCTTCGACGGTCTACATCATGGGGTTAACCTTGATCCAAACGGCGGTGATTGTGGGGGCCAGTGCTTTTCTTGGGGCAGGTTTGCCGAGTGTGGCGGGTCTGGGGGCGATCGCCTTGGTAGTCTTCCTCATCGTGCTGGCGGTGACAGCTTTAAGTTTGGGATTAGCTTTTGCCCTGCCGGGTCATATTGAATTGATCGCCGTGATTTTCGTGGTGAATTTACCGCTGCTGTTTGCGAGTACGGCCCTGGCACCGTTAGATTTTATGGCGAACTGGCTGCAGATTATCGCCAGCTTAAACCCGCTGACCTACGCGATTGAGCCAATTCGTTATCTCTATATGCACAGTGATTGGACGTTTCAGAGTATTGTTTTTACGGCTCCCTGGGGGAATTTAAACTTTGTGGCAGTGCTCGGTCTTTTGAGCGGTTTCGGGGCGATCGCCTTGGCCGCAATCCAACCACTCCTGAAGCGGCGCTTAGGTTGA
- a CDS encoding hypothetical protein (conserved hypothetical protein), producing MNIRRQYSLPSCTLILEGFDDGSGKLIETLTILSNVECRFTTSQKMLSGGKIFFDHLVRAVSEYAQGLLSGLHHPTEVLNPDDQVRLEPITTKQTHRLHWRSPDGNGEETIELNTAELFDLTEAIDQFLADGLTLPDFVLPLTPLSRRHCVPEESFADRAVPPLIGVSSLALTAFALFFVPVPEAVRNGSDQADFGTETEQLAEASLPETAQWTEENFVALEESVASVDTDSTLRFMQAYLYSSLDEAWTERRSGNTVSYRLALTTAGQLLGFQPLGTAEPSDGASLAALGALDYEPEIAAIATEQTAAAQFRVDFAGNVLEISPWEGFGSSGDLNFDAGEVTGAALRQLIQSVKDTVAAEFDANPLEISQALPYTLGVTDTGAIALVIADNDAAQAALAQTPLLDLLEPAAAGIIPGETVVPTVPLTQVTVVVQPGGVIEVSPWAGYR from the coding sequence ATGAACATTCGTCGTCAATATAGCCTCCCCAGTTGCACCCTCATCCTCGAAGGATTTGATGATGGTAGTGGCAAACTGATTGAAACCCTCACAATTCTTTCCAACGTGGAATGTCGGTTTACCACTTCCCAAAAAATGCTCAGCGGTGGCAAAATCTTTTTTGATCACCTCGTCCGGGCTGTGAGTGAGTACGCCCAGGGGCTTTTGAGTGGTTTACATCACCCCACAGAGGTGCTTAACCCTGATGATCAGGTGCGCCTAGAGCCGATCACCACCAAGCAAACCCATCGTCTTCACTGGCGATCGCCCGACGGTAATGGTGAAGAGACCATTGAGCTGAATACCGCCGAGCTCTTTGACTTGACAGAGGCGATCGATCAATTTTTAGCAGATGGCCTAACTCTCCCAGATTTTGTTCTTCCCCTGACGCCCCTGAGTCGTCGCCACTGTGTGCCGGAAGAATCCTTTGCTGACCGAGCTGTGCCGCCTTTGATTGGGGTGAGTAGTCTGGCTTTGACTGCCTTTGCCCTCTTCTTTGTCCCTGTGCCAGAAGCGGTGCGCAACGGCAGTGATCAAGCAGATTTTGGTACAGAAACCGAGCAGTTAGCCGAGGCCAGTCTCCCAGAAACGGCCCAATGGACCGAAGAAAACTTTGTCGCCCTGGAAGAAAGCGTTGCCTCTGTTGATACAGATAGCACCCTGCGATTTATGCAGGCTTATCTTTACAGTAGCCTTGATGAGGCCTGGACAGAGCGCCGTTCGGGGAATACGGTATCCTACCGACTGGCTTTGACCACGGCTGGTCAGTTACTCGGTTTTCAGCCCCTAGGAACAGCAGAGCCTAGCGATGGGGCGAGCCTGGCGGCATTGGGGGCCCTAGATTATGAGCCAGAAATAGCAGCGATCGCCACAGAGCAAACCGCTGCCGCCCAATTTCGAGTTGATTTTGCGGGCAATGTCTTGGAAATCAGTCCTTGGGAAGGCTTTGGTAGTTCTGGCGACTTAAACTTTGATGCGGGAGAAGTGACAGGAGCGGCCCTCCGACAATTAATCCAATCGGTCAAAGATACAGTCGCCGCTGAATTTGATGCTAATCCCCTGGAGATTTCCCAAGCATTGCCATATACCCTTGGCGTGACAGATACGGGGGCGATCGCCCTGGTGATTGCCGACAACGATGCAGCCCAGGCCGCCCTTGCCCAGACCCCCTTGCTAGATCTGCTCGAGCCAGCCGCAGCAGGGATTATTCCTGGAGAAACTGTTGTGCCGACAGTGCCCCTAACCCAAGTCACTGTGGTCGTCCAGCCCGGCGGTGTAATTGAGGTGAGCCCCTGGGCAGGTTATCGTTAA
- a CDS encoding hypothetical protein (conserved hypothetical protein), producing the protein MSDLGKQLQDGFGDSEWQDLAPHAARDALIVVHPSLDLLQVGEAIALDNAPLVSKWMNGGLVRKPTKEELERWNRATKTQKFPTLIVQPFVLISSDLPEI; encoded by the coding sequence ATGTCAGATTTAGGCAAACAGCTCCAGGATGGTTTTGGCGATAGCGAATGGCAAGACCTGGCCCCCCATGCAGCCCGGGATGCTTTGATTGTGGTGCATCCTTCCCTTGATTTGCTCCAGGTGGGTGAGGCGATCGCCCTAGATAATGCCCCCCTCGTTAGCAAATGGATGAATGGCGGTCTCGTGCGCAAGCCGACTAAGGAAGAATTAGAGCGTTGGAACCGAGCTACAAAGACCCAAAAATTTCCGACTTTAATTGTGCAACCCTTTGTTTTGATCAGTAGTGACTTACCGGAAATTTAA
- a CDS encoding CobQ/CobB/MinD/ParA nucleotide binding domain protein, with amino-acid sequence MASQRILAVVNGKGGVGKTTTAVNLAAIFAEKQRVLLVDSDPQGSASWWIDRNPTEWQLKVSKDARPDSLQNLRQIQGYDLIVVDTPPALRSQALITVLQMADYVILPTPPAPMDLSALIETVQTAIKPVSVTHRVLLTKVDSRSLRESIDAQNTLIELGIPVCHAFVRSYKAHEQAVLEGLPMTQMRGKKAKDAETDYRRVADELQRDWI; translated from the coding sequence GTGGCATCCCAGCGGATTTTAGCGGTTGTAAATGGCAAAGGGGGCGTTGGCAAAACAACGACCGCCGTCAACCTTGCTGCCATTTTTGCAGAGAAACAACGGGTTCTTTTGGTAGACAGCGATCCCCAGGGTTCAGCTTCCTGGTGGATTGATCGCAATCCTACAGAATGGCAGTTGAAAGTCAGCAAAGATGCTCGTCCCGACTCCCTCCAGAACCTGCGCCAGATTCAAGGTTATGACCTAATCGTGGTGGATACCCCCCCAGCTTTGCGATCGCAGGCTCTGATTACAGTGCTCCAGATGGCTGATTATGTCATTTTGCCAACACCACCCGCCCCAATGGATCTCAGTGCCTTAATCGAAACAGTGCAGACAGCCATCAAACCCGTGTCCGTGACCCACCGCGTTTTGCTGACCAAGGTAGATAGCCGCAGTCTCCGGGAAAGTATTGATGCCCAAAATACCCTAATTGAACTCGGGATTCCGGTGTGTCATGCTTTTGTGCGCAGCTATAAAGCCCACGAACAGGCGGTCCTTGAAGGTCTACCGATGACACAAATGCGTGGTAAAAAGGCTAAAGACGCAGAAACGGACTATCGCCGTGTCGCGGATGAATTGCAACGAGATTGGATTTAA
- a CDS encoding hypothetical protein (conserved hypothetical protein), whose product MVMASSKRNLSDLLRQEVQQEKAPVPQTQTQAAPKPVPNLARMTKAQLLAHIETLYAQQEAAVPENSVDQGLLTEKETLAQQVKILEEKIAAQQQAIASAEKTIQTLQTDSSEKAKLETELGEQRGLVEKLYGQIQNLEAQRVEAEQAAERTVEEDRALVLARISSYQANLQFPAQPPSSIPDEEIGWFD is encoded by the coding sequence ATGGTTATGGCTAGCAGCAAGCGGAATTTATCGGATTTGTTACGGCAAGAGGTGCAGCAGGAAAAAGCACCTGTGCCCCAAACCCAAACACAGGCTGCCCCAAAGCCTGTCCCCAATTTGGCCCGCATGACTAAGGCACAACTGCTGGCCCACATTGAAACTTTGTACGCACAACAGGAAGCGGCAGTTCCAGAAAACAGCGTTGATCAGGGGCTTCTGACAGAAAAAGAGACCCTTGCTCAGCAGGTAAAGATTCTCGAAGAGAAAATTGCTGCTCAACAACAGGCGATCGCCTCAGCCGAAAAAACCATTCAAACTCTCCAAACAGATTCTAGTGAGAAGGCTAAGTTAGAAACAGAGTTGGGAGAGCAACGGGGTCTGGTCGAAAAGCTATACGGACAAATCCAGAACCTCGAAGCGCAACGAGTCGAAGCGGAACAAGCCGCTGAACGCACGGTGGAAGAAGATCGCGCCCTTGTCCTTGCCCGCATTAGCAGCTATCAAGCAAATCTGCAATTTCCAGCCCAACCCCCCTCCAGCATCCCCGATGAAGAAATCGGCTGGTTCGACTAG
- a CDS encoding hypothetical protein (conserved hypothetical protein), with protein sequence MTSLTDISTADLAAALTTDVDFSLELPDPEDDQLHDAEFETQIERVWQICDRFDLQTDIWRGRIMRAVRDREKRGGDGRGTGFLNWLKQREITKGQAYGLIELANSADTLLAEGQLDPSSINNFSKNAFIETAKSAPEVQKLVTEAAQKGDRITKREVKQLADEWTSMSSDLLPDEVKEQAASGTLPSRFLSPLVKELEKLPETHLTAIQEEIREAPNTDTIKAMTSEAKSLAKYLDAASQVQTLRKANIDLEMALEEALRLDCLGTAADLVKQATQMEQCIVKLFTTWKRLGKLADRLYVDTGASNPYLRSMLGTLEVLSGEVLEVDLDDAGEHSVRIRILAEE encoded by the coding sequence ATGACCAGCCTAACCGATATTTCTACCGCTGACCTTGCCGCTGCTTTAACCACCGATGTGGACTTCAGCCTGGAGCTCCCGGATCCGGAAGATGACCAGCTCCATGATGCAGAATTTGAAACCCAGATCGAGCGGGTTTGGCAAATTTGCGATCGCTTTGATCTCCAGACGGATATTTGGCGGGGGCGAATCATGCGCGCTGTACGCGACCGGGAAAAACGGGGAGGGGATGGCCGTGGTACAGGTTTTTTGAATTGGCTCAAGCAACGGGAAATCACTAAAGGTCAAGCCTATGGGCTGATTGAACTAGCCAACAGTGCCGATACTCTCCTGGCTGAAGGACAACTGGATCCAAGCAGTATCAATAACTTTAGTAAAAATGCCTTTATCGAGACAGCCAAATCCGCCCCTGAAGTGCAAAAACTCGTCACAGAGGCGGCCCAAAAAGGCGATCGCATCACGAAGCGAGAAGTAAAACAACTGGCTGACGAATGGACCAGCATGAGCTCTGATCTGTTGCCCGACGAAGTCAAAGAGCAAGCCGCCAGTGGTACTCTTCCCAGTCGTTTTCTGTCACCCCTGGTGAAAGAACTAGAAAAATTACCTGAAACTCACCTCACAGCAATTCAAGAAGAAATCCGCGAAGCGCCGAACACTGACACGATCAAGGCAATGACCAGCGAGGCAAAAAGCTTAGCGAAATATCTCGATGCCGCCTCCCAAGTGCAGACTCTCCGCAAGGCAAATATCGACTTGGAAATGGCCCTCGAAGAAGCCCTCCGCCTCGATTGTCTGGGGACTGCCGCCGATTTGGTGAAACAAGCGACCCAGATGGAGCAATGCATTGTTAAGCTCTTTACCACCTGGAAACGCTTGGGAAAACTGGCCGATCGCCTCTATGTCGATACTGGAGCCAGTAACCCCTATCTACGGTCGATGTTAGGGACATTAGAAGTACTGAGTGGGGAAGTATTGGAAGTAGATTTGGACGATGCTGGGGAACATAGTGTCCGAATTCGGATTCTCGCAGAGGAGTAA
- a CDS encoding hypothetical protein (conserved hypothetical protein) produces the protein MPNPNSTSVSPGQSYLLQNLPDLLPEGRAFPRRAQQQIDLLLLALEALELGGSELMLRSAHKLELASIIPNRVVLWRLRRTNPWRRSHTHGHLTPTEAKALVLIIGDRAKNLMALLRQLLPVAQHLRERNLPLDSHFRLSEYLERFRAHFRSRMNPRRVRVMLYNQSKQDLNELALDLLEKLLFCTGTVGTQRLWVSLFDGEVS, from the coding sequence ATGCCCAACCCTAATTCAACCTCGGTCTCCCCAGGGCAGTCATACCTGTTGCAAAATTTGCCCGATCTTTTACCAGAGGGCAGAGCTTTTCCCCGGCGGGCGCAGCAACAAATTGACTTACTTCTTTTGGCCCTCGAAGCCCTCGAATTAGGCGGCTCAGAACTAATGCTCCGTTCGGCCCACAAGCTAGAATTGGCCAGCATTATCCCCAACCGGGTGGTGCTCTGGCGACTGCGACGTACAAATCCTTGGCGGCGCTCCCACACCCATGGTCACCTCACCCCTACAGAGGCAAAAGCTCTGGTGCTGATTATTGGCGATCGCGCCAAGAATTTAATGGCCCTACTCCGGCAACTGCTCCCTGTTGCCCAGCACCTCCGGGAGCGGAATTTACCTTTAGATAGTCATTTTCGCCTTTCGGAATATCTCGAACGATTCCGGGCTCATTTCCGCAGCCGGATGAACCCCCGTCGCGTCCGCGTGATGCTTTATAACCAATCAAAACAGGACTTAAACGAGCTGGCTCTCGATCTCCTCGAAAAACTCCTTTTTTGTACGGGAACCGTCGGTACCCAACGGCTTTGGGTCAGTCTCTTTGATGGAGAAGTCAGCTAA
- a CDS encoding hypothetical protein (conserved hypothetical protein), which produces MVYSTQDLLHILDQELKATLRGDRLLLAPDERIGVPIVTMALDHDQLGKVFACQDFTQQIHQYQRENNVSGIVWREITLGDRRVQLPEIHQQLIAIESDKETLQQAKQNILEFWQQITLGLQLWQLADHQLLPVTPQEIAHAGQRAEWAELDVGHGEFYLALCWGNPKECHYRWAAPQSGCDRLIAAPQKPRHLNIF; this is translated from the coding sequence ATGGTCTACAGCACCCAAGATCTGCTCCATATCCTCGACCAAGAACTCAAGGCTACCCTGCGGGGCGATCGCCTCTTGTTAGCACCGGATGAGCGGATTGGTGTGCCCATTGTCACCATGGCCTTGGACCATGACCAACTGGGTAAAGTTTTTGCCTGCCAAGATTTCACCCAACAAATTCACCAATATCAACGGGAAAACAACGTCTCTGGCATTGTCTGGCGAGAGATTACCCTCGGCGATCGTCGGGTACAGCTCCCGGAAATTCATCAACAATTGATTGCCATTGAGAGCGATAAAGAAACGCTGCAACAAGCCAAGCAAAATATCCTAGAATTTTGGCAGCAGATCACCCTCGGACTCCAACTCTGGCAATTAGCAGACCACCAACTACTACCCGTCACCCCCCAAGAGATTGCCCACGCTGGCCAACGGGCTGAATGGGCAGAACTCGACGTGGGCCATGGAGAGTTTTACCTCGCCCTCTGTTGGGGTAACCCCAAAGAATGCCATTATCGTTGGGCTGCGCCCCAGTCCGGTTGCGATCGCCTCATCGCTGCCCCCCAAAAACCCCGTCACCTCAATATTTTTTAA
- a CDS encoding hypothetical protein (conserved hypothetical protein (DUF1517)), protein MIKRFFYGAIALVLAFTLIFTPADNAWAARSGGRIGGGSFRSAPSRSFSPAPTRSAPVGGGYGYGFGGGFGFPFLLPFFGFGGFSGVFGLFIMLAIAGFLVRTFQNVMAGGNNEGDSLGYSVPSNKIAVAKVQVGLLAQARDLQQDLNRLASSADTGTAAGRSKVLQESTLALLRHPEYWVYGASESLTTGVDAAEAKFNQLALSERSKFTAETLSNVDNERNATGNNTSADLVKSAETPNEYIMVTIIAGAMGKVDLPKVTDSQSLEQAIRQIGALGGDRLLALEILWTPQAIGDTLSTDDILTYYPDINLV, encoded by the coding sequence ATGATTAAACGGTTTTTCTATGGGGCGATCGCCTTGGTCTTGGCCTTTACCCTAATTTTCACCCCGGCAGATAACGCCTGGGCTGCCCGCAGTGGTGGACGCATTGGGGGGGGATCTTTCCGCAGCGCCCCCAGTCGTAGTTTCTCCCCCGCCCCGACCCGTTCTGCCCCCGTTGGCGGTGGCTATGGTTACGGGTTTGGTGGCGGCTTTGGCTTCCCCTTCCTGCTGCCTTTCTTTGGGTTTGGTGGTTTTAGCGGCGTTTTTGGCCTCTTCATTATGTTGGCGATCGCCGGATTTCTCGTCCGTACTTTCCAGAACGTGATGGCTGGGGGAAACAACGAAGGAGATAGCCTCGGTTACTCTGTCCCCAGTAACAAAATTGCCGTTGCGAAGGTGCAGGTGGGTCTGTTAGCCCAAGCGCGGGATCTGCAACAGGATTTAAATCGTCTCGCCAGCAGCGCTGATACGGGCACTGCTGCCGGTCGCTCGAAAGTGTTGCAAGAATCTACCCTGGCATTGCTACGTCACCCAGAATATTGGGTTTATGGAGCTAGTGAATCTCTCACAACGGGCGTTGACGCTGCTGAAGCGAAGTTTAACCAGTTGGCCCTTAGTGAACGGAGTAAATTTACTGCCGAAACCCTCAGTAATGTAGATAACGAGCGCAATGCCACTGGAAATAATACCAGTGCGGATCTGGTGAAAAGCGCAGAAACGCCCAACGAATACATCATGGTGACGATCATCGCTGGGGCCATGGGGAAAGTGGATCTACCCAAAGTGACCGACTCCCAATCCCTCGAACAAGCAATCCGCCAAATTGGTGCCCTCGGAGGCGATCGCCTGTTGGCCCTCGAAATTTTATGGACTCCCCAGGCCATTGGCGACACCCTTAGCACCGACGATATTTTGACCTACTATCCCGACATTAATCTGGTATAG
- a CDS encoding soluble hydrogenase 42 kD subunit DHSS, whose product MEDKHMLMIPGPTPVPEQVLLAMAKHPIGHRSGQFSEIMAEVTAQLKWLFQTKNDVYCLAASGTGAMEAGLINFINAGDKVLVGDNGKFGERWAIVCETYGMDVERVKAPWGEALDPEVFRAKLEADTAKEIKAVVVTHSETSTGVLNDLETISRYVNAHGALMIVDAVTSLGACNVPTDEWGLDVVASGSQKGFMIPPGLGFVSVSDKAWAAYENAKIPRFYFDLKAAKKNLAKNTTPFTPPVNLIFALQAALGMMQREGLENVFARHQRLTEATRAAVKALGLKTFAPDSHASTAVTAVDPAPIGAEDIRKAMRTNFDIALAGGQDDYKGKIFRIGHLGFVHDRDVITAIAALEATLQGLGQGGFTPGAGVQAAAAVFQKG is encoded by the coding sequence ATGGAAGACAAACATATGCTCATGATTCCCGGCCCAACCCCTGTGCCGGAACAGGTTCTGCTGGCCATGGCCAAGCATCCCATCGGTCACCGGAGCGGTCAATTTAGTGAAATCATGGCCGAAGTCACCGCGCAATTAAAATGGCTCTTCCAAACGAAAAACGATGTGTATTGCCTCGCCGCCAGTGGCACTGGGGCCATGGAAGCCGGGTTGATCAATTTCATCAATGCCGGGGATAAAGTGCTTGTCGGCGATAACGGTAAATTTGGTGAACGTTGGGCGATCGTCTGCGAAACCTACGGCATGGACGTTGAACGGGTTAAAGCCCCCTGGGGAGAAGCCCTCGATCCGGAAGTTTTCCGCGCCAAGCTCGAAGCTGACACCGCAAAGGAAATCAAAGCCGTTGTCGTCACCCACTCGGAAACCTCCACGGGCGTCCTTAATGACCTCGAAACCATTAGTCGCTATGTCAATGCCCATGGTGCGTTGATGATTGTTGATGCAGTCACCAGCCTAGGCGCTTGCAATGTGCCCACTGATGAATGGGGCTTGGATGTGGTGGCCTCCGGTTCCCAAAAAGGCTTTATGATTCCGCCAGGCCTAGGTTTTGTCTCCGTGAGCGATAAGGCTTGGGCGGCCTACGAAAATGCAAAAATTCCCCGCTTCTACTTCGATCTCAAGGCTGCGAAAAAGAATTTAGCGAAAAACACCACACCTTTTACACCGCCTGTGAATTTGATCTTTGCGCTCCAGGCAGCCCTGGGAATGATGCAACGGGAAGGTTTGGAAAATGTTTTCGCTCGCCACCAACGTCTCACGGAGGCTACCCGGGCCGCTGTTAAAGCTCTGGGTCTGAAAACCTTTGCCCCCGACAGTCATGCCAGTACCGCTGTCACGGCGGTAGATCCGGCGCCCATTGGGGCAGAAGATATCCGCAAGGCGATGCGCACCAATTTCGATATCGCCCTCGCCGGTGGTCAGGATGATTACAAAGGCAAGATTTTCCGCATCGGTCACCTGGGCTTTGTCCATGACCGAGATGTAATCACGGCGATCGCCGCCCTCGAAGCAACCCTCCAAGGATTAGGGCAAGGTGGTTTCACCCCTGGTGCTGGGGTCCAGGCCGCAGCTGCCGTGTTCCAGAAAGGATAA